From a region of the Candidatus Woesearchaeota archaeon genome:
- a CDS encoding DEAD/DEAH box helicase, translated as MLGATGLPERFFFLRVCGLQGWRWRLGLHWTQGLKSYKAAACFFLMNMLLKDFSARLYQETILATCTLHNTLVVLPTGLGKTGVALLLAAHRLENYPDSKVVFLAPTKPLVQQHVETFRRHLLHGEELCVLFTGTVTPSKRAELWKSAKVVVSTPQGLENDLVSRKVSLKNVSLLIFDEAHRARGDYAYTFIAKRYRAEAEHERILGLTASPGDSVEAIKEVVKNLFIEEVEVRTPQDPDVKPYVQEREVKVVKVEFPRSFGEVRKHLREGVAEKLREVKELGVVQRVSSNMTKKQLLDVSRSLFARMSKGEKSRELMRSVSLLAEAIKFEHCIELLETQGVRALYTYMREAQEKSSTSKTKAVQNLVRSLHFRSALVLAERLVNEGVLDPKFVALQKALKEKKGKKGIIFTQYRDQAKRICGLLGELGVAHKLFVGQAKTRETGLSQKEQKEIIEAFHEGVFDVLVATSVAEEGLDIPEVDFVFFYEPIPSSIRTVQRRGRTGRHARGEVVVFVVKGTRDEAYHWVAHHKEKRMHRVLKEVGKVLKTASRDRPLSNFVKGDVVVSIYADHRERGSGVLRELAGLGVKVELKSLDIGDFLLSDRVVVERKEVRDFVDSLIDGRLLSQAKDLKRYARPIIVIEGEGDVFSQRNVHPNAIRGALAALAIDFGITLLQTKSPAETAQLLVAMARREQEFQGRSPRLIAGKPTSLAELQEFIVGALPGIGVKLARPLLERFGSVRGVMNASENELRAVPLIGTAKAKRIEDVLGAPYRSSQESEGERTLKDEKVS; from the coding sequence ATGCTTGGTGCCACAGGCCTTCCCGAACGGTTCTTTTTTTTGCGCGTTTGCGGTTTGCAAGGCTGGCGGTGGCGGTTGGGGCTTCACTGGACACAGGGTCTAAAGAGTTATAAAGCGGCAGCGTGTTTCTTTTTGATGAACATGCTCCTCAAAGATTTTTCTGCGCGCCTCTATCAAGAAACCATTCTCGCAACGTGCACGTTGCACAACACATTGGTTGTCCTCCCAACAGGGCTTGGCAAGACGGGCGTTGCTTTGCTTCTTGCTGCACACCGGCTTGAGAATTATCCCGACTCCAAGGTGGTTTTTTTGGCTCCGACCAAGCCCCTAGTACAGCAGCACGTGGAGACGTTTCGGAGGCACTTGTTGCACGGAGAGGAGTTGTGCGTCCTTTTCACTGGAACGGTGACTCCATCGAAGCGGGCAGAGTTGTGGAAGTCGGCAAAGGTGGTAGTGAGCACGCCGCAAGGCCTCGAGAATGATTTGGTGTCGCGTAAAGTGTCTCTGAAGAACGTTTCCTTGCTCATCTTTGATGAGGCGCATCGCGCGAGGGGGGACTACGCATACACCTTCATTGCCAAGCGGTATCGGGCGGAGGCTGAGCACGAACGCATACTCGGACTGACTGCTTCTCCTGGGGATTCTGTCGAGGCGATTAAAGAGGTGGTTAAGAACTTGTTCATTGAAGAAGTGGAGGTGCGAACGCCGCAAGATCCTGACGTGAAGCCGTACGTTCAGGAGCGGGAGGTAAAGGTCGTGAAGGTTGAGTTTCCCCGCTCGTTCGGGGAGGTGAGAAAGCATTTGCGCGAGGGCGTTGCTGAAAAGTTGCGTGAAGTGAAGGAGTTGGGGGTTGTGCAAAGGGTTTCATCGAACATGACCAAGAAGCAGTTACTTGACGTGTCGCGCTCGCTCTTTGCCCGCATGAGCAAGGGGGAGAAAAGCCGGGAGTTGATGCGTTCAGTGAGTTTGCTCGCGGAGGCGATTAAGTTCGAGCACTGTATTGAATTGTTGGAAACGCAAGGCGTGCGAGCGCTTTACACGTACATGCGGGAAGCTCAAGAGAAGAGTTCCACTTCCAAAACGAAGGCGGTACAAAATCTTGTTCGTAGTTTGCATTTTCGCTCGGCACTTGTCCTCGCTGAGCGGTTGGTGAATGAAGGGGTTCTTGACCCAAAATTTGTTGCGCTGCAGAAGGCGTTGAAAGAGAAGAAAGGTAAGAAGGGGATTATTTTTACACAGTATCGAGATCAGGCAAAGCGTATTTGCGGTTTGCTTGGCGAGCTGGGCGTTGCACACAAGCTTTTTGTAGGGCAGGCGAAGACGCGCGAAACTGGGCTGTCGCAAAAGGAGCAAAAAGAAATAATTGAGGCGTTTCACGAAGGCGTGTTCGACGTTCTCGTGGCGACGAGTGTTGCTGAAGAAGGGTTAGACATTCCTGAAGTGGATTTCGTGTTTTTTTATGAGCCCATTCCTTCTTCTATTCGGACAGTGCAAAGAAGGGGGAGGACAGGGAGGCATGCCAGAGGCGAAGTTGTGGTGTTTGTTGTGAAGGGAACCAGGGATGAGGCGTATCATTGGGTTGCGCATCACAAGGAGAAGCGCATGCACCGCGTGCTAAAGGAGGTGGGGAAGGTGTTGAAGACTGCTTCGCGGGATCGGCCGTTGTCTAATTTTGTCAAGGGCGATGTGGTTGTCAGTATTTACGCTGATCATCGCGAGCGCGGTAGCGGGGTTTTGCGTGAACTGGCAGGGCTTGGCGTGAAGGTCGAGCTGAAGAGCTTGGACATTGGTGATTTTTTGCTTAGCGACCGTGTCGTTGTTGAGCGTAAGGAAGTTCGTGATTTTGTTGATTCTTTAATTGATGGCAGGCTGCTCTCTCAAGCAAAAGACTTGAAGCGCTATGCAAGGCCCATTATTGTTATTGAGGGTGAGGGAGATGTTTTTAGTCAGCGCAATGTTCACCCCAATGCTATTCGTGGAGCGCTCGCGGCGCTAGCGATTGACTTTGGCATTACTTTGTTGCAGACGAAGTCTCCTGCTGAGACGGCTCAGCTCTTGGTGGCGATGGCTCGTCGCGAGCAAGAATTCCAAGGGCGTTCCCCCCGCCTCATTGCTGGCAAGCCAACTTCGCTTGCTGAATTGCAAGAGTTCATCGTTGGTGCGCTGCCCGGGATTGGAGTAAAGCTTGCCAGGCCACTTCTTGAGCGTTTTGGTTCGGTGAGGGGGGTGATGAATGCTTCTGAGAACGAGCTGCGTGCTGTTCCACTCATCGGAACTGCGAAGGCGAAGAGAATAGAGGATGTGCTAGGCGCGCCGTATCGGTCGTCTCAAGAAAGCGAAGGGGAGCGCACGCTGAAGGATGAGAAGGTATCGTAG
- a CDS encoding (Fe-S)-binding protein codes for MVWLKSFLKQKSWWYFPGALSVAKEKHLVENYKMLFSDLGVQFSIFPEITWSGVHALYAGYKEDFEDVKRKNFEILENKHVQRVVSNDPHESFVLHHEYGLEVTPAVSLLERHHHKLVGRGSGKAQYIPCNILHNKFNVEKALRRVLERSGYVVVKKPVKPIPCDPVFFQNFPRLTKVVVERVLEGVAEPVLITGCPHCYHLLKTFAGEGFTIVELSEVFVEV; via the coding sequence ATGGTGTGGTTGAAGAGCTTTTTGAAACAGAAGAGTTGGTGGTATTTTCCGGGAGCGTTAAGCGTGGCAAAGGAGAAGCATCTTGTTGAAAACTATAAAATGTTGTTTTCTGACCTCGGCGTCCAGTTCAGCATCTTCCCTGAAATAACGTGGTCGGGAGTGCACGCTCTCTACGCGGGGTATAAAGAGGACTTTGAGGATGTGAAACGTAAGAATTTTGAAATTTTGGAGAACAAACACGTTCAAAGGGTTGTGAGCAATGATCCTCATGAAAGTTTTGTGCTTCATCACGAGTACGGCTTGGAAGTCACCCCTGCAGTTTCCTTGCTTGAGCGTCACCATCATAAACTCGTCGGGCGCGGATCAGGAAAGGCTCAATACATCCCTTGCAACATCTTACACAACAAATTCAACGTGGAAAAGGCGCTGAGACGGGTTTTGGAACGATCAGGGTATGTTGTCGTGAAGAAGCCAGTCAAGCCCATTCCTTGCGACCCTGTTTTTTTCCAGAATTTTCCTCGCCTCACAAAAGTGGTGGTTGAGCGCGTCCTGGAGGGGGTTGCCGAGCCTGTCCTCATAACGGGCTGTCCTCACTGTTACCATCTTTTAAAGACGTTTGCGGGAGAGGGGTTTACTATTGTTGAGTTGAGCGAGGTTTTTGTTGAGGTGTAG
- a CDS encoding FAD-binding oxidoreductase has product MKKALEGIVTPVHVSEDEVDLLAHSYDASGLHLMPGVVVWPGSVDELRKVIVRLHTAKFPMVVRGFGTNTVGSSIARGAAVISLQRLRAILRFDQKNNTVTVQAGCSLAELNAFLKKFGMEFPVAPFHDHHTIGGLLGMNVLGAYSYGFGRVADWVEQVEFFDASGKYYETKDVTKIVGSEGCVGVIVQATLKVRKIFSPTSFSIFATSELHDLLREAERLKRDQDVVRLDFFDEETGRIAGYKKGYVLVAFFASHKGVFQDKDRVFEHEKKLVEVDAALSKKGYIWREDVHVPFNRVFDLVFWAEKKKIPIFGSLGLNAFFPMVKTQKEGLEIQKKAKEFGGRVGFVGGVGRKRKALAGKEVKEKIKRLKDQYDYYNLLNPGCVLDYR; this is encoded by the coding sequence ATGAAAAAGGCACTTGAAGGTATAGTGACGCCAGTCCACGTTTCAGAGGATGAGGTGGATCTTCTTGCGCACAGCTACGACGCGTCAGGCTTGCATCTCATGCCGGGTGTGGTTGTGTGGCCTGGGAGTGTGGATGAGCTGAGAAAGGTGATTGTGCGCTTGCACACGGCAAAATTTCCTATGGTGGTGAGGGGTTTTGGGACAAACACCGTAGGTTCGAGCATTGCGAGGGGCGCCGCGGTTATTTCTTTGCAAAGGTTGCGGGCTATTTTGCGTTTCGATCAAAAAAACAACACCGTGACGGTGCAGGCCGGGTGTTCGCTTGCGGAGTTGAATGCGTTCTTGAAAAAATTTGGAATGGAGTTTCCAGTCGCGCCATTTCACGATCATCATACTATTGGGGGGTTGTTGGGGATGAACGTTCTCGGCGCGTATAGTTATGGTTTTGGAAGAGTAGCGGACTGGGTTGAGCAAGTTGAGTTTTTTGATGCGTCAGGAAAGTATTACGAAACAAAAGATGTTACGAAAATTGTGGGGAGTGAAGGTTGTGTTGGTGTAATAGTGCAGGCGACGCTGAAAGTGAGGAAAATCTTTTCTCCCACTTCCTTTAGCATTTTCGCCACGTCGGAATTGCATGATTTGCTTCGGGAGGCGGAGAGGTTGAAACGAGATCAAGACGTGGTTCGTTTAGATTTTTTCGACGAGGAGACTGGGAGGATTGCGGGTTACAAGAAGGGTTATGTTCTAGTGGCTTTTTTCGCAAGTCATAAAGGAGTGTTTCAGGACAAGGACCGTGTTTTCGAACACGAAAAAAAGCTGGTTGAAGTTGATGCAGCCTTAAGCAAAAAAGGCTACATTTGGCGAGAAGACGTGCACGTGCCGTTCAACCGCGTGTTCGACCTTGTTTTTTGGGCCGAAAAGAAAAAAATACCAATTTTTGGGTCGCTAGGGCTGAATGCCTTCTTCCCAATGGTGAAGACGCAAAAAGAAGGGCTTGAAATACAAAAAAAAGCCAAGGAATTCGGAGGGAGAGTGGGATTTGTTGGTGGCGTCGGGCGGAAGAGAAAGGCGCTTGCGGGTAAAGAAGTAAAGGAAAAGATAAAAAGACTGAAAGACCAGTATGATTATTATAATTTGCTCAACCCCGGTTGTGTGCTTGATTATCGGTGA